The genomic DNA GCCGACCGTCACCAGCACCGGTAGATAGCCGAACAGGAGCACCAGCGGGTGTGCGTCGGGCAGCCGCTCGAACTCGTCCGAGTCCAGGTTCTCGAAGGTGTTGCCGTCCATCATGGTGTCGACCGCCAGCTCCCGGCTCGGCGCCTCGGCCCGGCCCCGGAGCGTGTCCCGGGCGATCCGGGCGACAAGTTTGAGACTGGCCCGCGGCGCCGGCACCAGCGGCGCCTCGAGCATCAGCGAGACCAGTCCCCACACCTGGATCAGCGTCAGGATCTCCGCTGCAAGGGTCAGATCACCGTTGCCGACTGACGCCATCACGTGCGCGACGACGGCCTGCTGCTCGTCACGCGAGAGCCGGTCCACGAACCCGCGGGTGACCACGACGGTCGCGTCGTCCATCGTGAGCCCGGCGGCGCCGACGTTGGCCGACTTGGCATCGATCAGCACCACTCGCGGCGCCGGCACTCCCGCGGCCACGGCCACCTCCTGCACCAGGTTGGCCAGCCGCTGCTCGGCCAGGTCGTTCGGGCGGGGCGGCCGTACCTTCATCCGCCGGAGCACGCCGCCGACGCCGGTGCGCCGGAAGATCACCCGCACCACGGCCCAGAGGAGCAGCATCGCCACGAGCCCGGGGAAGACGAACAGCGCGACGAGCAGGTCCCAGGGCATGTCCACATCCGAATGTCGGGCCGCCGACCACATCGTGGGCAGCAGGCCGAAGGTGCGGTCGAGCCAGCCGGTGACCTCCGCCGGGATGTCGAAGACGAGGTCGGCGAGGTAGA from Gemmatimonadales bacterium includes the following:
- a CDS encoding M48 family metalloprotease gives rise to the protein MLAVSGIPLSILISPFLVAAAAVPVYLADLVFDIPAEVTGWLDRTFGLLPTMWSAARHSDVDMPWDLLVALFVFPGLVAMLLLWAVVRVIFRRTGVGGVLRRMKVRPPRPNDLAEQRLANLVQEVAVAAGVPAPRVVLIDAKSANVGAAGLTMDDATVVVTRGFVDRLSRDEQQAVVAHVMASVGNGDLTLAAEILTLIQVWGLVSLMLEAPLVPAPRASLKLVARIARDTLRGRAEAPSRELAVDTMMDGNTFENLDSDEFERLPDAHPLVLLFGYLPVLVTVGLAAIAAKAIIWLTVFVMAPSVSALWRARRKLADATAVQLTRYPGALAQAYRTLANRKMKVPGAVAVHFLFPVWDPDVDKDHSRPDVTSLLLHMQLPLEPRLRRLERLGAGAEGKPLKRPDPGLTWREVAAGSGWIGVGAGMLGGVVALSAAGAAATLYGLGWLLQKALVAFPGRVAELWS